The Candidatus Delongbacteria bacterium genome contains a region encoding:
- a CDS encoding substrate-binding domain-containing protein, translated as MKLAQLLALGLVAGLTLAGGAAAREIRIGAGAAPTENVLKPVKAAFEKATGHTLTILATGPKNALADLDKGLVEAAAAGLSLEDWLALMKKENVEVADPAGLKAVVIGQDKIRVLVHKDNPVKTLSREQLKGLFTGSLDNWQAVGGADAPVIVVWGSLIPGTNSLFQKNMLEGAAPGGNLLEATTAEDVRQIVASNPEAIGIGPLAILDASVASPDTPEVARPITLLSRGNPSPELQQLLDFIAKEGPALIRQ; from the coding sequence ATGAAGCTCGCTCAGTTGCTGGCTCTCGGCCTGGTGGCGGGACTGACCCTGGCCGGCGGAGCCGCCGCGCGGGAGATTCGCATCGGCGCCGGCGCCGCCCCCACGGAGAACGTCCTGAAGCCCGTCAAGGCGGCCTTCGAGAAGGCCACGGGCCACACGCTGACCATCCTGGCCACGGGGCCCAAGAACGCGCTGGCGGACCTCGACAAGGGGCTGGTGGAGGCCGCGGCGGCCGGCCTGTCCCTGGAGGACTGGCTGGCGCTGATGAAGAAGGAGAACGTCGAGGTGGCGGACCCCGCCGGTCTGAAGGCCGTGGTCATCGGCCAGGACAAGATCCGCGTGCTGGTGCACAAGGACAATCCGGTCAAGACCCTCAGCCGCGAGCAGCTCAAAGGCCTGTTCACGGGCAGCCTGGACAACTGGCAGGCGGTGGGCGGGGCGGACGCGCCGGTGATCGTGGTCTGGGGTTCGCTGATCCCGGGCACCAACAGCCTGTTCCAGAAGAACATGCTCGAAGGCGCCGCCCCGGGCGGGAACCTGCTGGAGGCCACCACGGCCGAGGACGTGCGCCAGATCGTCGCCTCCAACCCCGAGGCCATCGGCATCGGTCCGCTGGCGATCCTCGATGCCAGCGTGGCCTCCCCCGACACGCCCGAAGTGGCGCGCCCGATCACGCTGCTCAGCCGCGGCAATCCGTCGCCCGAGTTGCAGCAGCTGCTGGACTTCATCGCCAAGGAAGGCCCGGCCCTGATCCGCCAATAG
- a CDS encoding methyl-accepting chemotaxis protein: MTIKRKLTLNIAIVLGTICCVAAAGVTGMSQVRSRLFDLTERSTPFQLRTTESQRATQLAIGELDRLGRARTRHEYRQAGQAARQALQEADSAAQALAALTGGAGDEGSAELGGLAREILQVTDSRLAADSAAGVASRQIAAQFAELDRQMGALDAGVRQLQKTQQATFGAASAGVERSTRQLRAVDQLKGQLLELQVAVLDLQAVQAKSAVTIARARINSQINKINQNEVLGSDRSIAAGTAAYLDEVGALVQAKQAAAETAGAEAGTQQAEINTRLKETFAVLQLAIAEAGQTASQRSGQEQERQTAVVGQSTLASSVLLQASELVALGLTIQAEATRLISARRAGEVDSLETRLAAAFTRGQATSRALGGLLGKLDARPERRLLESARGLLESSRERLFAAEGVIALIRRQLSMGEQAAQASERLRQLVARQAAQGRETLSSARGEQEKAIGTVNRMVRLSLILILSISAGALLFGVLFGTWVYRSIARTLGQVEATIGEVERSSDLSIRVPVEGADEVGRMATAFNALLENQQQALGAVNRVMAALAEGEFGQRVTTELRGDLARLTAAVNASAGRIQLLLGDAVEVVGALAHGDLSRRVTVEGRGELALLKDHLNASLEALGQTLTRLHANAGHVALASRETSTAVGQISSDVQVQTRHIGEVSAAVRRAADSAGHIAQHTTDASATSRRAVERVHAGKERMARLVEVVQHMAENSVQISGISEAIGKIAAQTRLLALNATIEAARAGEAGLGFAVVADEVGILAGTSSTSSGEIARLVQEAAAEAGQAVEAVHEVSRMLDEIQAGSEEADAMLGRVSQALADQRQAIDGIEHSVLSLSSIAENNAGSAEEIAVTMAELATLAEATRTEVEQFRLA; the protein is encoded by the coding sequence ATGACCATCAAGCGCAAGCTGACCCTGAATATCGCCATCGTGCTGGGCACCATCTGCTGCGTGGCGGCGGCCGGCGTGACCGGCATGAGCCAGGTGCGCAGCCGCCTCTTCGATTTGACGGAACGCAGCACGCCCTTCCAGCTGCGCACCACCGAGTCCCAGCGGGCCACCCAGCTGGCCATCGGCGAACTGGACCGGCTGGGCCGCGCGCGCACGCGCCACGAGTACCGGCAGGCCGGGCAGGCGGCCCGCCAGGCGCTGCAGGAGGCGGACTCCGCCGCCCAGGCGCTGGCCGCGCTGACGGGCGGCGCCGGGGACGAAGGCTCCGCCGAGCTGGGCGGGCTGGCGCGCGAGATCCTCCAGGTCACGGATTCCCGCCTGGCCGCCGACAGTGCGGCCGGCGTGGCCAGCCGGCAGATCGCCGCCCAGTTCGCCGAGCTGGACCGCCAGATGGGGGCGCTGGACGCGGGCGTGCGCCAGCTGCAGAAGACCCAGCAGGCCACCTTCGGGGCGGCCTCCGCCGGCGTGGAGCGCAGCACGCGCCAGTTGCGTGCGGTGGACCAGTTGAAAGGCCAGTTGCTGGAGTTGCAGGTGGCCGTGCTGGACCTGCAGGCCGTGCAGGCCAAGTCCGCCGTGACCATCGCCCGGGCCCGGATCAATTCCCAGATCAACAAGATCAACCAGAACGAGGTGCTGGGGAGCGATCGCTCCATCGCCGCGGGCACCGCGGCCTACCTGGACGAGGTAGGTGCGCTGGTCCAGGCCAAGCAGGCCGCCGCCGAGACGGCCGGGGCCGAGGCCGGCACCCAGCAGGCGGAAATCAACACGCGGCTGAAGGAGACCTTCGCCGTGCTCCAGCTGGCCATCGCCGAGGCCGGCCAGACGGCCTCCCAGCGCAGCGGACAGGAGCAGGAACGCCAGACGGCCGTGGTGGGCCAGTCCACGCTGGCCAGCTCCGTCCTGCTCCAGGCCTCGGAACTCGTGGCGCTGGGCCTGACCATCCAGGCGGAGGCCACACGCCTGATCTCAGCGCGCCGCGCGGGCGAGGTGGACAGCCTGGAGACGCGGCTGGCCGCGGCCTTCACCCGCGGGCAGGCCACATCGCGCGCCCTGGGCGGGCTGCTGGGCAAGCTGGATGCCCGTCCGGAGCGCCGATTGCTGGAGTCCGCCCGCGGCCTGCTGGAGTCCAGCCGCGAGCGGCTGTTCGCCGCCGAGGGCGTGATCGCGCTGATCCGGCGCCAGCTCAGCATGGGCGAACAGGCCGCCCAGGCCTCCGAGCGGCTGCGCCAGCTGGTGGCGCGCCAGGCCGCCCAGGGCCGGGAGACGCTGAGCAGCGCGCGCGGCGAGCAGGAGAAGGCCATCGGGACGGTGAACCGGATGGTGCGCCTGAGCCTGATCCTGATCCTCAGCATCAGCGCCGGTGCGCTGCTCTTCGGCGTGCTCTTCGGCACCTGGGTCTACCGCTCCATCGCCCGCACCCTGGGCCAGGTGGAAGCGACCATCGGCGAGGTGGAGCGCAGCTCCGATTTGTCCATCCGCGTGCCGGTGGAGGGCGCCGACGAGGTGGGCCGGATGGCCACGGCCTTCAACGCGCTGCTGGAAAACCAGCAGCAGGCGCTGGGGGCCGTGAACCGCGTGATGGCCGCGCTGGCCGAAGGTGAATTCGGGCAGCGGGTCACGACCGAGCTGCGGGGCGACCTGGCCCGGCTCACCGCGGCCGTGAACGCCAGCGCGGGCCGGATCCAGCTGCTGCTGGGCGACGCCGTCGAGGTGGTGGGCGCGCTGGCGCACGGCGATCTGAGCCGGCGCGTGACCGTGGAGGGCCGCGGCGAGCTGGCCCTGCTCAAGGACCACCTCAACGCCTCGCTGGAGGCCCTGGGCCAGACCCTGACCCGCCTGCACGCCAACGCCGGGCACGTGGCGCTGGCCTCGCGCGAGACCTCCACGGCGGTGGGCCAGATCAGCTCCGACGTGCAGGTGCAGACGCGCCACATCGGCGAAGTGAGCGCGGCCGTGCGCCGGGCGGCGGACAGCGCGGGCCACATCGCCCAGCACACCACCGACGCCAGCGCCACCTCGCGCCGGGCCGTGGAGCGCGTCCACGCCGGCAAGGAGCGGATGGCCCGGCTGGTGGAGGTGGTCCAGCACATGGCGGAGAACTCGGTCCAGATCAGCGGAATCTCGGAGGCCATCGGCAAGATCGCCGCCCAGACGCGGTTGCTGGCCCTCAACGCGACCATCGAGGCGGCCCGGGCCGGGGAGGCGGGATTGGGCTTCGCCGTGGTGGCCGACGAGGTGGGAATCCTGGCGGGCACCAGCTCCACCAGTTCGGGGGAGATCGCCCGGCTGGTCCAGGAGGCCGCCGCGGAGGCCGGGCAGGCGGTGGAGGCCGTGCACGAGGTCAGCCGCATGCTGGACGAGATCCAGGCCGGCTCCGAGGAGGCGGACGCCATGCTGGGCCGGGTCTCCCAGGCCCTGGCGGACCAGCGCCAGGCCATCGACGGGATCGAGCACAGCGTCCTGAGCCTGAGCTCCATCGCCGAGAACAACGCCGGCTCCGCCGAGGAGATCGCCGTCACCATGGCCGAGCTGGCCACCCTGGCCGAGGCCACGCGCACGGAGGTCGAGCAGTTCCGCCTGGCCTAG